Proteins found in one Apostichopus japonicus isolate 1M-3 chromosome 16, ASM3797524v1, whole genome shotgun sequence genomic segment:
- the LOC139983285 gene encoding uncharacterized protein isoform X2, translated as MESPLTHCMLYRGNQLALSWKTNVQCSRYLSCDCLSIDMPCQDQLLHIGVNRLEEGNFTLWAKQKFTNRGSSIVTDISGQDETMLQNDVIDGNGARYLEPGDPNVGSGTFGISGGRNDKQLQDGYGTSDDSSRLGQSQVQILAGTLTSHETDDRANGQWGGRNTFALEEPGVVANNNPAPPGDHNDGNANFAKTTAKLDLTSLLPLGGNTLPNYFLCGIDRGLRPVDYKEGVLAFLHHNKAAGSSIKICLTSMQRKGILTNHSLLIYSSKVISTLKPSDIVKHNAFAGGYSFGVCQLSPAKNCSYFTVLRDPYDRVISSYYYCRVQYWDQLCGPLRVGNFTLREWAIYQGSYFFYQLLMQRGYCRNNDVIHEIFDNGDIDFIPKGSMKYINYNDTHQCWFKEKAYLSNVLNNTGKMHLLENVLDNLESWFSVIGLTEDFDLSLKMLSVTYDLPFYRRCRGKQINKSPSKRSSTDINKNKDKRILQASPEVKKALFYDIQIYEKGRAIFDRQKQRLKKLKVNIMEH; from the exons CAAATGTCCAATGCAGCAGATATTTGTCATGTGATTGTTTATCAATTGATATGCCATGTCAAGACCAGCTGTTGCACATAGGTGTAAACAG ATTGGAGGAAGGTAACTTCACACTCTGGGCCAAGCAAAAATTCACAAACCGTGGGTCATCGATTGTAACCGATATAAGTGGTCAGGACGAAACCATGTtacagaatgacgtcatcgatgGGAACGGGGCAAGATATTTGGAGCCCGGTGACCCGAACGTGGGCAGTGGGACGTTTGGAATATCAGGAGGACGCAATGACAAACAGTTACAGGACGGGTATGGAACATCCGATGACTCATCGAGACTTGGTCAATCCCAGGTTCAGATATTAGCAGGAACGTTGACGTCCCATGAAACCGACGACAGAGCCAATGGACAGTGGGGCGGAAGGAACACGTTTGCTTTAGAAGAACCTGGTGTCGTGGCTAACAACAACCCTGCACCACCAGGTGACCATAATGACGGAAATGCAAATTTCGCAAAGACGACGGCAAAATTAGACCTAACCTCTCTGCTTCCTCTAGGCGGAAACACGCTTCCCAATTATTTCCTCTGTGGAATAGATCGGGGTCTACGACCGGTTGACTATAAAGAGGGCGTCCTGGCTTTTCTTCATCACAATAAGGCGGCCGGTTCGTCTATCAAGATTTGCCTAACGAGTATGCAGAGAAAGGGAATTTTAACAAATCATTCCCTTCTCATCTATTCGTCGAAAGTGATATCGACTTTAAAGCCCAGTGATATCGTCAAACACAATGCATTTGCCGGGGGTTACTCCTTTGGCGTGTGCCAGCTCTCTCCGGCTAAGAATTGTTCCTATTTTACGGTCTTGCGGGATCCTTACGATCGAGTTATTTcgtcttattattattgtcgGGTCCAGTACTGGGACCAGCTGTGTGGACCTTTAAGAGTGGGCAACTTCACCCTGCGAGAATGGGCGATTTATCAAGGCAGTTATTTCTTTTACCAACTGTTGATGCAGAGAGGGTATTGTCGGAATAATGACGTCATACACGAGATATTCGATAACGGTGATATAGATTTCATTCCGAAGGGGTCGATGAAGTATATTAACTATAATGACACCCACCAGTGCTGGTTCAAAGAGAAAGCATATTTAAGCAACGTATTGAATAACACAGGGAAAATGCATTTATTGGAGAACGTTTTAGATAATTTAGAGTCTTGGTTTTCAGTAATTGGGCTGACGGAAGATTTTGACTTATCTTTGAAGATGCTCTCTGTTACCTATGACTTACCTTTCTACCGTCGATGTAGAGGCAAGCAAATCAATAAAAGTCCTTCCAAGCGGTCGAGTACTGATATCAATAAGAATAAGGATAAAAGAATTCTGCAAGCGAGTCCAGAGGTTAAGAAAGctttattttatgatatacAAATTTATGAGAAAGGCAGGGCAATTTTCGACCGACAAAAACAACGCCTGAAGAAGTTAAAAGTGAACATTATGGAACATTGA